DNA sequence from the Novipirellula aureliae genome:
CCAATACCTTGTCGAACCAGGTTGCGGTGCGGAACCGCTTTGCGGAGCAGAGTATTATGAGCCAGCCTGCGGAGCTGAAGTGAGTTGCAGCACCTGTGGCGACTACTGCGGCGGTGCCTGTGACTCACCTTGTTCGGTCGAAACGATACCGCTTTATTTGCCACTGCTTCGCATCGAATGGTGTCGCTTTGATTTCTTTGCAGGTGTGCAAGGATTCAAGGGTCCACTCAGCTTTGCGAACACCGATGGAACCAATGGTAGCAGCCGTAGTGGCTCAGGCAGTTTTGGCTTCTACGAAGGTTTCAACGAAGGACGCTCTTTGAAACGCTGGCTTGGCTGGGACATGGCTTGGCAATTTGGAGTACGAGCCACTCAGAATAACCTTTCAGGAGCCGAGTTCACGACCGATTCAAGGAACCAAGTTTTCTTGACGACTGGATTCTTTCGGCGTGTGGATTACGGGCTGCAGTACGGTTTGGTGTTTGACTATCTGAACGACGATTGGTATTTCCAAAGTGATTTAACTCAGCTTCGTGGCGAACTGAGCTGGAAAGACAACGGTTGTCACGTCTGGGGACTGCAGTTCGCAGCCGGCCTTGGCGACGACACGTCGGAGACAAGCGTGATCAATCCTGCGGGAGTGGCCGTCCGTTCAAGCATGACATTTGAGCCTACCGATCAATACCGATTGTTCTATCGTCGACTCCTCCATAACGCTGGGTCTTGGGAAGCCTTTGCTGGCTGGACCGATACCGATGATGGATTGCTCGGGGCTAGCTTGGACTTGCCGCTTCGTCAGAACTTGTCCTTAGCGACGGGAGCAACCTTCTTGGTTCCCAACGAAGGCAACGGCAGTGGCGGCCACCAAGAGGAATCATGGAATATTTCGCTCGGCTTGGTCTATCGTCCTGGTGGCCCGATGGGAGCGGGCCGGTACAGCCGACCGATGTTTGGTGTTGCCGACAATGGAACCTTTTTGGTTGATCGCCTGTAATGGTTTGCAGCGAAAGTCGCCGAGACTTTCGTGCGGCGGGGGTCTTGCACCGGATGCACTCCCTAACAACACAGCGGCAAACAAGGGAAATCGCTCTTTGGGGGCGAAAAGCTCGCAACTTCTCGAGCATGACTGCGAAATCGTTCGATTTGCCCAACAGCCAAAATTCCTGGTCTTTACGGTCTTTGACGCGGATCTGGGGACCCGCTGGGCTCGAACCGAGAACCTTCCGAAACGGCGTGATGGAAGGGAACCCGCCGACATTCGTCGTCTGATGAGGTTCCGTGACGATCTGTCGCGTCGCTGGTGTTGCATTTTGGCGGTGGTTGGTATGCTATTAGCATGACGAATCAAACTGCATTGAATCAAACTGCATTGAACCAAACTGCATTTGTGCTGGAGAATCTCTCGGTGATCGATTTGGTCGGTACCGATTCTTCCGCAGTCCTGAATAACCTGACAACCAACGCCATCACGAAGCTAGCGGTCGGCCAGGGCTGCGAAACGTTCGTTACGGACGTTCGAGGGAAAACGGTTGGACACTTCCTCGTTTTTAAAACCGAGAGTGGCTTTCGGCTGATCGGTGCGGGTGGACAATCAGAGCGTTTTGCAGCCCATGTCGACCGCTACACGATCCGCGAAGATGTATCCACCGAAATCCGCGATGCGGACTTGATTGGCTTGCTAATACCGGCCGCGACTCAAGGAAAAATCCGAAGCGAAACATCGATGGATTTTGAATGCAGGACAGCGGTTGATGGCGGGACCCTTCAATCGAAAACCATTACGATTGACGACACGGTTCTTGACGGTTTTGTCGTGCCCTGGATCGATGGTATATTATGGTTGGTTTCGATTGAGCATCAGGCAAACGTCTTGGCCTGGATTTCGGAACGGGGAATCGCGGTCAAAGACGACGTTGCTTTTCATGAAGTTCGGACGCTTGCCAACTACCCTTGGTACGGTATCGAAGTGACCGAAACGAATTTACCTCAAGAGATAAACCGCGAAGAGCAAACGATCTCATTCGTGAAAGGTTGCTACCTTGGTCAAGAAACGGTGGCTCGTCTTGACGCGATGGGACAGGTCCAAAAGAAACTGGTTCGCTGGTCAATTTCGTCATCAGAATCGCTTGGTGATTCACTGGCCGAGTTATTGACGACCCTCAATGCCGAAGGCAAAACGGTTGGACGACTGACCAGTGTGGCCAAGAACGGGGATGGCGAAATTATTGCGATCGGTTTCGCCAGGCGATCCCATTTTGATCCTGGTGCCGTTGCCGCCGGGACCATTGGCGATTCAACCTTCGAAGCAACCGTGATTGAAAACGAATGACATGGAATCTACTCGGCAACAATTCCTCCATCTGATCGACCAGGTTCGCAGCGGCGACGACGAAGCGATCAGGGTGCTATGGCAAGATTACTACCAATCACTTGTGCAATTGGCTTCCAAACGCTTGCCGACGAATTTGCGTCGAATGGCTGACGAGGAGGACATTGCCAGTGCGGCGTTACAGAGTTTTATTTCGGGCGTCCGTCGTGACCAATTCCCCGATCTCGAAGCGCCCGAGAATTTGTGGGGTTTGTTAATAACCTTAACGAGTCGAAAAGTGAACGCACACCTGCGCCATCATACGCGGCAAAAGCGGGGCGGCGGCAACATTCGTGGCGAGTCGGTCTTCGCAGATGTGAATGAAGCGGATCGGCAATTTGGTCTTGGTAGCATTGAGGGCAACGAAGCCGCACCGGGGTTACAAGCCGAACTTGAAGAAGCTTGCGAGACACTACTCGACGGACTCGGTGATGATCAACTCAAGCAGATCGCGATCATGCGAATGGACGGCTTTTTGGTCGAAGAAATATCGGAAAAACTCGATATCAGCAAACGCGCAGTCGAGCGGCGTTTACAATTGATTCGCCGTTTATGGTCTGAAGCGAAAGAGGGGCAATCGAATGGGACTTGAAAATCTGTCAGCCAATGAGCTACGTGAAATCGATACGATATGTTTGAGGTTCGAAACGTCGCTTCGCGAGGGAAAATCGGTATCGGTCGAAAAAGCGATTTCTGATTACCAAGGTGAACATGTATCGCTGCTCGAAGAAGAATTGCAAGCGATTCAAGAGGAAATTCGGCATAGCGACTTGGACGATGACTTGCTTTCGATCGAAGATCGTCTGCCGCGTCCAGGCACAATGATCGGACCCTATTCGATCGACCATCTGATTGAGCGAGGTGGCATGGGAGTCGTCTACTCGGCTTTCGATCGTCGGTTGCACCGACAAGTCGCGATCAAGATGATGGCGATTCAAGGCGAACGCCATCATCGACTGCGTGAACGGTTTGAACGAGAAGCTCGTGCGGTCGCCTCGATCAGCCATCCCAATGTTGTCGAATTGTTTGACGTTGGTGTCGAAAAGGGGTTGCCTTATGCCGTGATGGAGTTCTTAGAAGGTCAAACGCTTGATCAATTTTTGCTAGAGAAGAAACTCAGTGTTTGTGATATTCGAAGCATTGGGATTCAAATTGCTGATGCCTTGGAAGTGGCCCATCAAAACGGTGTCGTTCATCGCGATCTAAAGCCCAACAATGTGATGGTCAGCGGTCATGGTTCCGGCAGCAAACGATTGAATGAGGATTGTAGCGAAGAAGGGATGGTCGGCCCCCGGGTGAAGATATTCGATTTTGGTCTGTCGCGATCCGAAGCCAACATGTTTGTTGGTTCCCAACCGGGATCGAATCAAGACGAAACGGAAGACGAGCGGACTCGCGAGGGCATCGTGATGGGGACACCTGGCTACATGTCACCCGAGCAAGCGCGTGGCGAACAAGCGGGGCCGTCATCCGATCTGTTTGCCCTTGGCTGTCTTTTGTACGAAGCGTTTTACCATAAACGGGCGTTTGATGGAGCGACAAAAGCGGCACGATTTGCTTCCACGCTCGAGCATTCGCCCCTTGGCGATCCCGTGCTCCGAGGCCGCGATCCTGAGCTCGCGAAGTTGATCGACGATTGTTTGCAAAAAGATCCTCGGCTGCGACCATCGTCGGCGGCATCGATTAGCGAACGACTTCATGAAACGCCTGGGCGTGAAGTACTCTCATCATCCGCATTTGGGCGTCGCCGTTTGTTCGAACTTCTCGTGGGAGGAACGCTCGGCGGTTTTGCAGCCGTCGCCCTTCGAAACTCAGCGCTTGGTGATGCGTCGAAAGAATCGATCGCCAACATCGATTCGATCGCCGTTTTGTCGTTCGTCGACTTGGGTCGACAAACCGACGACCTTGCGAGCGGCTCCGTGGGACGCCCGGTTGGCGGCCGAGAGATCTTTCGAGGCGATCAGTTGGCGGCTTTGTTGGTCAATGAACTAAGCCGAATGAACGATGTCAAAGTCACCCCGTTTCGCCCGCTGGTTGCCAACACACGTAAAGAGTATCTGCAAATTGGCGACGATCTTAACGTCGATGCGTTGTTGACTGGCACGTTTCAATCGACCCGCCGAGGCACCAAAGCGATTGATGAAATCGATATCCAACTCGTCTCCTCAAAAAGCGGCAACCAATTATGGGGGCGTCGGTTCCTGTCAGAGACGGGCGAAAGTCTGCTCGAACAATCAAGGTTTGCTTCGGAAATTGCCTCCGCAATCGGTCGCTCATTGACATCCACTGCCGAGGAACGGAAACCACCCAACGTTAGCGCGTTTAGTTGCCTCGTCGACGGGTCCGCGAGGTCCGATCCCGATAGTCCCGAGGGGCTGCGGAAATCCCTTGATTGTTTTTGGTCCGCCCATTCCAAAGACGAACTGTTTGCTGCTCCATTGGCCGGACTGGGACTCACTTCCATTACATTGGCGGCACAATGCGGCGTGGACGAATCGATTGAACTCATTCAACAAGCACGCGAGACAACCGTCGACGCCTTGGCGCTCGATCCAGCATCCGTCGACGCCCGTTTGGCCCAAGCAATGATCCAATGGCAAACGTTGTACGAGTATGATAAAGCCAAGCAAATCTTGCTGTCGTTAATGGACGAAACACCGAATCATTGGCGTGTTCGCCATCAATTGGGGATGCTGGAATTGGTGCTAGGCGACGTTGACGAGGGGCTTAAACGATTGCGTGAAGCGACTCAGTTAAACCCTACCTCATTGATTGCAAAGCTCGGCCTTGCACGAGCATACTGGTTCACAGGTAACCTGAAACGAGCAAGCACCGATGCGAAACGGATTCGAGATCAGCATACGGAGAGTGCGTATGCACGAGGGGTGTTGATCGATTTCTACGAGCAGCAAGGCGATTGGCAATTGGCAGCCGCAGAGCATGTCGATATTGATTTTGGCGATGTCAAGGTCGGCGGAAAGCTTGATGAAGACAGTTATTTCGAACAGCGATCGAAGCTTGATATCGATAAGTATCCTTACGGGCCATTCGGAACGCTCCTGAATGTGGCGATTCTGCGGGCACGCCGCGGTTCGTTGATCGACGACGCCAAACTCGGTGAGTTAGCCGATCCGACGCCACCGATGCTACCATTCTTGTTGGCAACGCATCCCATGTTCCAGAATGCACGACGGTTAGAACGAGCGCAAGAGATATTGCCTAGACCAACCCGGTGAGTGGTCCGTCGCCGCAATAATCAGGATTGCCAAATTCTTTTGTGGGAAATCCCATGGCTTCGCTGATGCTCATCAGCAAACGGTTGTGCGGTACGCGGTTGTACTTCATTGCCCGTCCCATATCGAATCCCAATCCACCACCGACAAACACAAAGGGGATGTTGTTGCGTGTGTGCGTGTTCCCTTTGCCGAGTTCATTTGTCCAAATGATCGTTGTGTTATCCAGAAGCGATCCGTTGCCGTCCGGTTCAGGCACTTCCGACAACCGTTTCGCTAAATGAGCAACCTGTTCCGCGTACCAAGTATTGATTTGAATCAATTTTTCATAGGCCGTCTCGTTGCTGTCCGGTTCGTGTGACAAGCCGTGGTGTCCTTCGTCGATTCCTAGCCATCGCATCCGAGGATTTCCGACACTGTTTGAGATTTGATAGGTAGCAACGCGAGCGAAATCGGCAGCGAAACTGTTGACGAGTAATTCGATTTGCATCTTGGCAATTTGCGGCATGTTGTCGTTCTCCGCTTGCACGTTGGCAGGCAATTCGGGGATCGCATGGTCGAGATGCTTCGGTTCTTCGGAATCAAGTTTTTCTGTACGTGCCAATTCGGCTTGCAATTCTTTCTCAACCGTCCGCACCATCTCGACATGCGATTGGAGGATCTGTCGGTCCTGATGGCTAAGATGTTTTTCCACCCGTTTGAAATCATCTTTCAAGTCGTCGAGGACACTCGCTAGCAGTTCGCGGTTTTTGGCTTGGCCGTAAAGCTTGTCGAACATTTGATAAGGATCGCTAATCGGAGTCAGCGGTTGATTGGCCCCTGCATAGGACATTCGTGTCCACGTGTCGGCTCGATCGGGAACCATCACGCCGAATTCCAACGAGCCGAATCGAGTTTGCGTTGCCGCATCGGCCTGCAACTTGTTCTTGATATGTTGATCGATCGAAATCCCTTGGGACCAACCGGCGGGCGTATCCGAACCGCCTTGAATATCGCCTGGAAAGAGTTCAACGCCAGTCAACAGGCAACCGATTCCGCGCATGTGCCCGTCACCATCCCCTTGGATTTTGTTGCAAACGCCATGCAGCGTCAACAATTGATTTTTGAATGGGCTAAGCGGTTCCAAAATCCGTTTGAGTTCAAAGTCGCGTCCTTCGGCATCCGGCCAGAAATGTTTGGGGATAACACCGTTGGGGCTAAACAGGAAGACGACCCGCTTTTTGCGGGATTGCGAAGCCGCCCAGCCCAGACTCGGAAGCCCGAACAAAAAGTTGGCTGCTGCACTACCGACACCGAAGTAGGTCAAAAAATCACGTCGCGTGGTTCTCTTCATGGTTTCACCGAAAGCTTAGACTTCGCCGTCTTTTGGTTGGGATGCAACAATCGCGATTGATACAATCAAATCACGTACACTAAATTGAGTCTTCTGAAATTGTTTGGTCAAACGGTCAAGAGTATCCGGTCCGTAGGCAGCAATTGGTTGTTTGACAAAATGCTCGAAGGCTGCTTCGACAAAGGCTCGATGGCAATCATCGCTGCGGACCAAAAAATCAGCCAATTCGCTAGCACCTATGAATTCAACGGTCTCTTCTCCGCTCGTCACGTAGAATCCGCTGGCATCGATCGCATGTCCGTTCTCCATCTCGCGCAAACGTCCAACCGCATCGTAGTTCTCGAGTGCAAAACCTAAGCCGTTGATCCTTTGGTGGCAGACTTGGCAATTGACATCGTTGGTTTGAAGCGTCACTCGCTCACGCGTCGTCAAGCCAGGATGCAAATCGGGATTCAACGGGGTGAAGGCTTGGTTGGGAGGGCGTAGCGTCCGGCCAAGCAAATATCGATTCAAGAATACACCACGATGGATTGGAGAAGTGGTTTTGAAATAGGACAACTGACTCATCAGCAGCGGATGATTCAAAAGCCCGTGTCGCAGAGATGGATCGGAAACACTACGGGTGAGCGATGAACGAGGGTCTGCCGGTTTCCAAATCTCCCCATAAAACTCGAATATTCGGTCGGTAGTATAACCGTAGTCCGACTGGAAAAATTGGCGAAAATCGCTCGCGTCGCTCCAAACAACGTCTTCGACAAAGGCGTCAAACGAAGCGCGTAGATCGCCAACGAGTTCACGGTCGAAACCAGGATATAGTTCGCCGTCCTTTACGAGTTCATCTTCGTTGTCAACATGAAACCAATGGGCCAAGAATGCTCTCGTTTTGCCTCGGGTACGGTAGTCGTTGACCATCTGCCAAGCAGCGTTCGAAATTTGTTTTTCACTGACGAGCTGGTCCCTTTCGACTTGCTTGCAGAGCCAGTCGTCGACGGGAAGGGAGTCGTGCAATACCAGTGCCAACCGATTGGCCACACGTTGTGACACCGATTCGCTGGTGTCGAGTAGCGGATAGAGAAATCGTGGTGATTTGAGGGCAAGCAAGCAAACTCGCCGAATCGCTTCCGCATCGTCCTTGGTCGCAGCGACTTGTTTGTCGATGTATTGCTTTCGCGTCGCATCATCGAGTGAACCACGAAAAGCGGTTTTAACCAAGTCGCTTAAGAAACCCATTAGCGTTTCACGATCTTGATTGCTGTCTTTCTTGTGCTTTTGTTGATAGCGTGGCCACAGTTCGGCCTCGGCATAGTGAGAGAATTCGATCGCTGCTTGCGTTACCGAATCGTCCCACGATCGACTGATTTGCGTGCCGCGCTCGTACCCATAACTGTGATCGTCCGGTGGCAAGTTTTGTTGCAGCGAAAACGCAGACGGGAATCTCGCCGCCAACAGGTTTCGTGTTGGGATGATTTCTTCTGCTCCGCCAGGCGGTGTCCAGGACAAAGAGATCGATGCCGGCGTCTGTCCCGTTTTTCGCTTGCGCTGAATCAAGGTCAATTCGAATGGATAACCGCGTCCAGCATCAAGTCGAATTCGCCGTTTGAATTCGGTACGCCCTTCGGATTGAACGTGGTTATCGATCAAGACTCGTTGACGATCCCCGAAAGTTAACATGCTCGAACAAGTCGTGCGGAGTACGATTTCATATTCGCCACTGCGATCCACTTTGAGCGTTCCGATCCACTGGATATAAAACTCCTCGGGTTGGATTCCTTCACCTGGACCGCCAAGTGCAAAATCAAAATCGATCGTTGGATCGACTCGCTCGATACGCAAATTCTCCTTTTTCCAACGGGGACCGTCAAAATAGTTTCCCGTTACCCCGTGTTGCTGATGAAGCCAAGCAGAACCGCTTTGGGAAGCGTACAGATCCGCCAAGCTTTGTCGCAACTGATCACCGGTCAAGCGGGCTAGAGTAATGGTTGGCGTGCGCTGCCTTTGTCGTGCCGCTTCGCTATAGAACGATTCGTGGATATAGCGGGCAACGTCTTCAGCATCTTTGTCTTTACATGTATCGGGATCATCCTCGGGCATCGTTTCCGCAATGATCTCGCTCAGCTCACCAATCGAAGAATCGCCGACGAGCGGAGATGGGTAGTTGTCCGCTGTTCCTTGGCCGTTCGGACCGTGGCAGGACGCACATTGGCTCGAATAGATTGCTGCTCCGGTGTTTTCACCCCCACCATTATCATGCTCCGCCAACGTGTGGGGCATATCTTCAGCCATGGCAACGGTCGAAAGAGGAGCAACCGTTGGAAACGCGAAAAAGATAGCTACGACGATTTTTGTGGTGAACGGCATTGCTTCTTCGATTGCTCTGAATCGCGGTCTCTCGGCAAGGTGCCGAAGCCCACAATTTCACGAGCAATCTCTTTGCGGCAGGGAAGGGGGGGGAGGGCTTGTTTCATCGTAACAACTTGCCAGCAAAAGGAAACGTTGAAACGACTAGAAATTTCCGTTCATTCCAAATCTTGCATCGGTCGCCATCGCCGCTTTGGTGATTCCAAAGCTTCCTCTTTCGTGAAGGGTTATAGTGAAGGGTTATAATACGCAGACTTTGCGGGCTGTAACGAAATTGTCGATTCTGCTGACGAGTTCATCCCGAAGTAACTCTAAACAGAGTAAAACCAAATGGAAAATGCTTCAAACTAGAACTAAGGATTATGCCGCAACCACCCCGCAGGGCCGCTCAAGACCACCATTGCCGAATACGGAGTGCCGCAGTCATCGTTGCAGTAGCGTTGATTCTGCTGCCACGGAATCAAGTTGTTGGGCAGCAAATTGGCGAGCTTGAAGAAAGTGTACAGCCGAAATCGTCGATCGAGATTCCTTCAAATGAATTGATCGGTCCGTGGGCCATGGATCCGATCGATGTGGAGGGTCTATCGCCGATGATCGAGCAGGTCGGTTACGAGAGGGAAATATGTCCGGCATTTCTTGAACCACCACGTTCCGAAGGCGTGCAAGTTGGTAAGTTCACGATCATTCCGTATGGAACGATATGGGCAGACAGTGTATTTGCGACTAGCCGCACCGTTCCAGGACGATTTGCATTGTGGATCGCATCGGAGGAAGAACAAGGCGAAGGGGCGTTTGAACTGGATGCTCGCCGCAGCCGTGTTGGGATCGATATCATCGGGCCGACAATTGGTCAGTACGACAGCGGTGGCAAGGTTGAAGTCGACTTCCTCGGAAACTTCGTAACGGACAATCAGCCCGACGTCCGGTTACGACATGCCTATTGGGAGGCAAAGAACGAGCACGCACGATTTCTGGTAGGCCAAACCTGGGATGTCGTGTCGCCACTGCTCCCCAATTCGGTGAACTTCACTGCCTCTTGGGCTGTTGGCAACATTGGCTTTCGGCGGACCCAAATTCGGGCGGAGCGATACATACCGCTCGGTGCGGGGATGACTTGGACGCTGCAAGGGTCGTTGAACCAGAACGTCATTCAAGATTTAGCGACCGGTTTTAGTGCTGCCGGGGTCACCCGCGAAACAGGCGAGTGGCCAATGTTGGAGGGCCGTTCCGCGATCACGTTCCACAACATCCAAGCGGGCGGCAAATCAATGACGCTGGGGACATCGGGGCACATCGGCGAAACCGGATTCGATTTTGCCCAAGGACATCCTGCTAATCCTGCTCTTGGGCCTGAAGACGACGTGCGGCTAGAAACATGGTCTTACAACTTTGATGCGATCATTCCATTGACGGAAAAGTTCAGCCTGCGAGGCGAGTTTTTTCAAGGCAGGAACCTTAGCAATCTGCTCGGTGGTATCGGGCAAGGAGTTTGCCCTTGTTTGCGGGTTCCCATCGATGCGATCGGAGGTTGGGCAGAACTGCGTTATGAGGTCAACGAAAAGGTCGCCACTCACATCGGCTATTCCATCGACGATCCAGACGACAACGACAGTCTGATTGGCAGGACCAAGAACCAGGTTTTGTATACCAACTTGTACTACAAGATCAGCGAGAATTTAACCACGGGATTCGAGGTCTCGACATGGCGAACCGATTATCACAATCGCACCAGCGAGCCGGGCTTCATTCCGGTCGCGGGAGCAACCGAGCCGGGCAAAGCGGTGCTGTTCGATGCGACACTCCGCTACGCCTTTTGATGTCAGGCGTCAGGAGACTCGTAGGGGAGCTTCGACGCGGGTTTCGACGCGGGTTTCGCTACGAAATGAAACAAAACGGCGAGAGCACGGATGTGAAATTGCCACCCTTGGTCAATAAAGTCAATAAACTGGCGATTCGGTCTAGCTTTCAAACGTCCTATTTTGTATCGACGGTGCGTTATCTTCGCATTCTGTCCGACGTTTCTTATTCTGATCGCTTTCGCCGATGCACTCTATCTACAAAGGTCACCGCCGTCGCTGCGGAATTAGCAAGCCCAGTCTGCTGATCGCCTTGTTAACAAACGTCGCAATTTGTTTGTTTCTCGGTCACCGATGCTCCGCTCAATCGATGGCCTATACTCCAAATTATCCAATTCGGGATTCGTCGTCACTCGTTCAACCCATCGAAGATCGATCGGTTTATCGGTTGGCCAACATTGAATCGGCGCGACATTCGGCAACGCAATTTCGGTCTTTGGCTCGGCAAACGATTTCGCCCGCGGCCAAACTTGCCGAAGAAAACGCACGATTTGCAGACCAATGGGCCGATCTCGCCGAAGCACACAATCATCTTTCGCGGGTGCTGTCTGAAACCAACACAAAACTTAACGACACTCGCCAGGACCTCGAAGATATTCGGCTTAAGATCGATCACTACGGTTTGTCGCCAACCATCGGATTGCTTCTTCAACAAAAGAAGGAACAACTCGATGCCTGGATGATCGAGGATTCTCAGTCATTGTTCACGAGCGAGGAACTAAAACGCGCTCGCAGCGAGCAGTTGGAACTCGACATGATCCACTTCGACGGATCCAATCCGATCACGCAGGCTGACGAACTGCTCGCGGGCGAACCAAAAACAGCAGAACGTTTGACGGACAATGCGACCAATCCATCCCGTTTTCAGCGTTCGGCAGACCGTCACTTGTCGTTGAATGCAGATATCCGTCAGTTGCTGACCCAGCGGTACGAGTGGCTGAAATTGCTTAGACAAGGCTATCAGGAATACCAACAAAAACTGGGGCAGCTTGACACAGCGAACACGGCTACGCGAACGATTTTTTCAGAATACAGCCGATTGATCCATCAAAACATTCTGTGGATTCGGAGTGGTGAACCGCTGCGGTTTGCTGATATTCGCCAATTGGATGACGGGGTTGCCGCCGTTTTCGATTCTCAACATAGTGCGATTCTGGGGCATGATCTCAAACGAAAATGGGACGCGGATCCGGTCGCAGGCTTACGCTTGTTGGCGACAATCCTCCTGTTGATCATCATCCGTTGGCGTTCGAAAACGTGGCTAGTGGCAATCGGCCAACGAAAACGGATGAAAGACGCATCGGACCAAGCTCGACAACTATCCGCATGTCTGTTAACGGTGCTCACGGCATTGACGCTGCCAACCATCTTCTTCGTCACGACCCGCTGGCTGGGACACGGTTTGGTTTCCGAATCGATCTTAAGCATGGCGACGGCAGTCGCCGCGGCTGGTTGGGTTTCGCTGATCGTCGAGATTCCACGGCAATTGCTCCGAAATAACGGCCTGATTCATCATCACGTCGCGATCGAATTGCCAGGGCAAACCCGTGCTGTCAAGTTTCTGACCCTGATCGGAGCGGGATTGATCCTTGTTGCCTACCTGCTCACTCGGATGCGATTTGTTGATCACGGGGTCCATAGCGGTTCAATCGCTCGCATCGGGTTCCTATTGGCCATGCTAGTCGTCGCCTGGACGTTTCATCGAGCGTTTAAGCCGAAGGGCGGTTTCTTGGAACCCATGATAGCGACCTTTGCTGGGGCGGTGATTTATCGATTGCGGTTAATCCCCTACCTAATCGGCATCGGTTTCCCGTTTGCGATGATCACGCTATCAGCATTAGGGTATGAGTTTACAGCAAACGAGCTAATCAAAAAGGCGATTATCACCCTCTCGTCGCTAATGATCGCGGCAACGTTGTGGCCGGCGGTGAAGATCGCTTCGGCACACATCTGGCAACGCCTAACCGGTCCTAAACCGGTGCGGCAATTTGATGAGTACGGCGAAATCAAACCCGACGTCCAAGTTGGCACACTGGGCGAACATTTTTTAGAACTAAAGCATCAACTCGCTTTCCTTTGTCAATGTGCCTTGGTGCTGTTGACACTACTTTGTTTGGCGTGGCTTTGGGTCGACGTCTTCCCCAATGTTCGGATGGGGAATCCGGTTGTTTGGAATATCGAGGACACCGTCATTACGTCATCGATCGATGTGAATGGGCAACCGATATCGCAAAGTGTGATTGAAACGACCCCCGTGACCGCAATGCACTTATTACTGGCAACCGCCTCGCTATTTGTTGCATTTCAGTTTGCGAAATTGCTACCTGCATTGTTCGATGCACTCGTGCTTCAGCGAGTTTCGTTTGACGAAGCGATGGAACACATGTCACTTGTCATCGGACGCTGCCTGCTGTTTGGGATCGGTTGTTTTGTGGCCTGCCGATTGGTTGGTATTCGCTGGCATTCGATTCAGTGGTTGGCCGTCGGATTGACGATCGGCCTTGGCTT
Encoded proteins:
- a CDS encoding mechanosensitive ion channel domain-containing protein; the protein is MHSIYKGHRRRCGISKPSLLIALLTNVAICLFLGHRCSAQSMAYTPNYPIRDSSSLVQPIEDRSVYRLANIESARHSATQFRSLARQTISPAAKLAEENARFADQWADLAEAHNHLSRVLSETNTKLNDTRQDLEDIRLKIDHYGLSPTIGLLLQQKKEQLDAWMIEDSQSLFTSEELKRARSEQLELDMIHFDGSNPITQADELLAGEPKTAERLTDNATNPSRFQRSADRHLSLNADIRQLLTQRYEWLKLLRQGYQEYQQKLGQLDTANTATRTIFSEYSRLIHQNILWIRSGEPLRFADIRQLDDGVAAVFDSQHSAILGHDLKRKWDADPVAGLRLLATILLLIIIRWRSKTWLVAIGQRKRMKDASDQARQLSACLLTVLTALTLPTIFFVTTRWLGHGLVSESILSMATAVAAAGWVSLIVEIPRQLLRNNGLIHHHVAIELPGQTRAVKFLTLIGAGLILVAYLLTRMRFVDHGVHSGSIARIGFLLAMLVVAWTFHRAFKPKGGFLEPMIATFAGAVIYRLRLIPYLIGIGFPFAMITLSALGYEFTANELIKKAIITLSSLMIAATLWPAVKIASAHIWQRLTGPKPVRQFDEYGEIKPDVQVGTLGEHFLELKHQLAFLCQCALVLLTLLCLAWLWVDVFPNVRMGNPVVWNIEDTVITSSIDVNGQPISQSVIETTPVTAMHLLLATASLFVAFQFAKLLPALFDALVLQRVSFDEAMEHMSLVIGRCLLFGIGCFVACRLVGIRWHSIQWLAVGLTIGLGFGLQDMVRNLFGGLVVLFEKPARLGDLISVGKVTGRVSMQRLRTTVISDDEGREVIIPNKNFVSEEVINWMAAGRLSQIPIEVAVTRNERPVDICRTLQELVIEQPEVLLTPAPQATLVCVGRKSQRIEVIAWIEQSKDVSRFRDSLLKTVRSFLRERNQLATEQPPQPSFDRKDQKRSNESYRDIGRPRRRSA